The window ATTGCACCGGACCTTAATAACAATCAGCTGGACGAAATCATTGAGCTGATTGCGGAAACAAAAATTGATGGTATTGTAGTCTCCAATACCTCTGTGAACAGAGAAGGCTTAAAAACCTCCAAGGAAGTTTTAGAACAGATTGGAAACGGAGGGTTGAGCGGAAAACCTATCCGTGAGAGAAGTACAAAAATGATCAAATATCTTTCTGATAAAAGTAACAGAGCGTTCCCAATTATTGGAGTAGGAGGAATACATTCTGCAAAAGATGCAATGGAAAAGCTAGATGCGGGAGCGAGCCTGATTCAGCTGTACACCGGCTTTATTTATGAAGGTCCGGAACTGATCAACGAAATCAATAAAGAAATTCTGAAAAGAGCAAGCAGATTACCAAGATAATAACAAAAAGAGAGTTGATATGACTCTCTTTTTTATTTCGACTTTACCACAGATGCATTTTTGATATCAACGGTAAGTGTATGAGCAGGTGTGCTATCGGATTTACCTATTTTATATTGAATCGTTTGCCTGTCTTTGGATTTTATTTTGGTAGCATCGTAGATGTTTTCCAGGCAGCTTTCTATCAGGAATTCCTGATAGTTTTTATAATTCCAGTCTTTGGTAAAATAAAGAACCCTGTAACCTTTCTCGCCTTCACTTGCTCCACATCTTCCACAAGCATTAAAATTTGAAGTTTGCTCAAAATAAAGCAGCACTCTGTTTCCGTTTTCTCCTGAGGCATAGGAAATCAATTCATTCCCGCCGGCTTTATTGATGAAATCGTAGGTGTTAATCTTTTTGTTATTCGGTAAAAACAGATCATTGTTGAGGCGATAGATCATAACATTCCCTGTAGACAGTTTTACGGGATGGATCTTTTTACCAAGATAAAAATGCCCCGAAACGGGATATTTACTCCTATTCACCTCTTCAAATATGAAATATTCCAGAGGGAGGAGTTTTTGTGCAATTTCGTCTGTTTCTTCTACTTTCTGCAGAGAGGTGATCTGTTCCTTCAGAAGCTTTGATTTCTGTTTTTGTTTCGTTCCAAAATTATAAAGAGAGAGATTTCCATAGTAATCATATATTCCGGTCAGAGGAATTCTCTTTTTGTATTTGTCGTAATAATACCATCCGTCAACGTAATGCTGATATTGGTGACAATCTACTATTCCTGTGTAGTTGAGCTCAATTTTAATGGGTATCCCGGCAATCTCTCCGGTAAAGGTCTGGGAAGTATCCGTTACTTTCTTTAATTCCACTTTCTGGCAGAGGGCATATATGAAGAAACAAAAAAAGAATACGGTGAAAACTTTTTTCATGGCTGAGTTATCGTGGTTTTTAGTTTTTTTAAATGAAAAAATGGGCGATAGTGTAGATTATAAGCCCTACAAGCCCTCCTACCAGTGTTCCGTTGACCCGGATGAACTGCAGGTCCTTTCCAACTTCCAGTTCCAGCTTTTCACTGAGTTCTTTTCCCTGCCAGTTTCCTACAGTGGTACTGATGAGGTTCCCAAATTGATGGGTGTTTTTAAGAATATATTTGTAGGCTGTCACCCGAACCCAATGATCAATTTTGTTCTGCAGGCTTTCGTCGGTTTTTAAATTCTGTGCAAACTCATTAAGGTTTTTAGAAAGATAGTTTTTCAGTGCAGAATTTTCCTCCTGAAGTTCTTTCATCAATGTTTTTTTTATGGAAATCCATATGTCGTTAGAATATTCGTCCAGTTTATCATTTTTAAGAAGTCCGTTTTTGATGGTTTTAAATTCTTCATCCCATTTCGGATCTTCTTTCAGATCAACAGAAAATTCATGGATCTTCTGTGTAATCAGTCCTCTTACTTCATGCTGGGGATTTTCTTCTATTTCTTTAAAAAAGTCAGAAAGTCCGTCGGCAATTTTATCAGCAATTTTATTGTCTACAAAAGAAGGGATGAACGAGTAGCTGCCTTTCTTTACCCGTTCCTGAATCATTTCATCATTTTCAATGATATAGTCTTTAATCTGTTTGGAAAGATTCGTGATGATTCTCTGATGGTCGTTCTTTTCAAGAATATAACCGATTCCGTTTCCTACCACTTTATTCAGTTTGATGTCATCTGTCATTTCAGAAACCTTTTTACTGATGAACTGGCTTACCGTAGAATCATCAAGCTTATTAAGAATATCAAGAACAATATCGGAAAGGTTTCTGATCAGAATATCCTGGCTCTTTTCCTTGCTCAGCCATTCCCCTGCAAAATTGGAAACTTTAAGCTTTTGTATATAAGGTCTGATATTCTGAGGAGAAAGAAAATTACCCACTACAAAACTTCCGAGGTTATCTCCCAGTCTCTGTTTACTGTTTTCAATAAGGTTGGTATGAGGAATCGGAAGCCCCAGAGGATGACGGAATAATGCCGTTACCGCAAACCAGTCTGCCAGGGCGCCCACCATAGCAGCTTCAGCAAAAGCCCGTACATAACCGATCCAGTGCGAGTTGTTAGACTTCTGTAAAATGGTGGTAACAATGAAAATAGCGGCCATCAGGACAAATAATCCAGTGGCGAATGCTTTATATTTTCTGAGTTGTTTTCTTTTTGCTTCGTCATTCATATTCTCAAATTTACTAAATTTGGTTATGAAACCTGTTAATCTTAATAAAAGCTTCTAAACCTCAAAATTATTGCTGTTTAATGATAAAATTTAAGATTAAATTTTTAGTTTCAGTCACCTTATTATTTTTTCTGCATGCATGTACGCAGAACTATGAACCTATTAAAACCCTTTCTATGGAAAATACAGAAGCAAAAAACAATCCATACTATTCCAGAACAGATACAGCAAAACTCAATGTTTCTAATGAAGAATGGAAAAAAATACTCGCGCCGGATCTCTATGCAATTGCCAGAGAAGCTGCAACAGAAAGAGCTTTTACAGGAAAATATAATGAGTTTGATGAGGTAGGAGAATATTATTGTGCCGTATGTGGAAATCACCTGTTCCGTTCTACCTCAAAATTTTCCAGCAGCTGCGGCTGGCCGAGCTTCTTTGAAGCTGATAAAGAAGGAGTCTATTATGTAAGAGATCAGTCTTACGGAATGGATAGGGTAGAAGTGCTTTGCAAGAGATGCGATTCTCATCTTGGCCACGTTTTCGATGATGGTCCGAAACCTACAGGGCTAAGGTACTGTATGAATTCTGTAAGTCTTGAGTTTGTTCCGGATTCTCAGAAATAAATGCTTTAATTCACAAAATCAGGACGTTAAAGTTTCTTAAATAGCGTTAAACTTTTTAGAGTTATAACCCCTTGGTAATTATGTTTTTATAATTTTGCCCCACTAATTTGGATTTATATAGTATTGAATGAAAGGATTTTATAGCGTATTAGGCCTTGTTTACATGGTGACGACTTCATTCTACATTTCCCCAATAGTCGCGGCGAAAAGTGAGAATGTAAAAACAACAAAAGTAGCTGAAACGAAATCTGAGAAGAGTACTGCAGCCGTATCTTCATCAGAAGCACTGTACCAATCTATTGCCTTTGACCCGGAACATGAACTGAACTATGAAGTGTTCTCAAAAGCATTAACTGGTTATGAAAACTTAAAAAAAGCAGGGTTGCTTACCCAGGACTCGCATTTATTGACTATCTGCGATTTTTCTATGTCTTCTAACACAAAAAGACTTTGGATCATTGACCTAGAAGACAAAAAAGTTCTGTTCAACTCACTGGTAGCGCACGGAAAAAATACAGGCGAAGAATTTGCGACGAATTTTTCTAACAAGGAAAGTTCGCTGCAGAGCAGTCTTGGATTTTATATCACAGATGCAACCTATCAGGGCGATAACGGATACTCTCTTAAATTATTAGGAATGGATAAGGGCTTTAATGATGCTGCATACAGAAGAGCAATTGTAATGCATGGGGCGGATTATGTAAGTGATGCATTTGCTGCGATGCACAAAAGAATAGGAAGAAGCTGGGGATGCCCTGCCGTTCCAAGAGAGCTGACACAGGCTATAATCAATACGATTAAAGGCAAAAACTGTCTATTTATCTATTACCCTGATCAGAATTACCTTTCATCCTCAGAATGGTTGAAAGCATAAAACGAAAAAGCAGTCTGAACAGACTGCTTTTTTTATTTTTTGGAAGGAAATACTACGGTAAATATACTTCCGTTTGAAATTTCAGAATCTACAGTCAGCTTTCCTTCGTGGATCTCTACAATTCTTTTTACAATAGAGAGGCCAATTCCGTTTCCTTTCTCAAAGCTTTTATTGGCCCCGCGGTAAAAAAGATCAAAAATTTTTGAAAGATCTTTTGCAGAAATTCCAATACCATGATCAATAAAACGGATTTTTATATGTTCCGGGTTGGTTTCAATTTCTACATGACAGCTTTTATCTGCAGAATATTTACAGGCATTTTCCATCAGATTTAAAAAAGCAACCTGCAGCAGATAAGGATTTCCATGAAAATCATAATTATTTTCATCATCATCTGAGGCATTACCTGTATAATTGATTCCGATTTTATACCTGTTGTTTTTCTGCAGCAATGCAAGTTTGGATTCTGCAAGGATTTCATCCAGACGGAGATTCGTGAGACCGATCTGTGATACATCATAGCTGGCCCGTGCAAAATCCAGAAGAGCCGAAGATAATTCTGACGCATCATTAGCATCCTGAAGGGCATTGTCAATAGAAAGTTTATAATCATCCAGCGTTACATTCAGTTCCTTGGCAAGCTCAAGCTCCGCAATTAAAGTTGAAAGAGGAGTGCGGAACTCATGAGAAATGGTAGTGACAAACTGTTTATGGTTGTTAAAGGATTTTTCGAGCCTGTTGAAGGTAGAGTTAAAAGTTTCTGTCAGCTCATAGATTTCATCTTTAGCTTTCGGAACGTTCAGCCTTTTATTCAGATTGTGCTCGGAAATATCCCGGATCTGAATAATAATATCTTTCAGAGGCTTTAAAGTGTAATATGAAAAAAGAAACCCCACAATGAAAATAATAACAATGGAGCTGATATAAATGATAATGACATCTTTCCTGAATTCTGCAATGTGAGCTTTTCCGGTGACATCTACCGCACTGCCGATAATATAATATTTCTCTCCGTTTGACTCAAACTGAATGGCGATATACTGGCGGTCTCCCTGCTGCCAGAATATTCTGTTTTTACCGGATCTGATAATTTTATCCAGATATTTTTCATTGCTTTTAAGAGGAGGAATATCCGTGAATGTGAGCTCTTTTTTACTGTTATAAACGCTGATATCTGCTTCATTCAGCAGTTTTTGATTACGCTTGTGAAGCTCACGGATTTTTTCATCATTGATTCTGACATCGAAAATAAATTCTGAACGCCAGATCACCTTATATCCTAATCGGTCATTAAACTCATCTTCCCTGTTCTTCTCGGATACAAAATAAAGCACATAAGCAAACAGAAATAATATGCCTGCTGTAAGAATAGAATAAATGAGTGCTGTTCTGGTTGCTATTTTCATAATTGTGATGCGAAAATAAAACCTACTCCGGGTTTGGTATGAATAAGTTTATGGTCAAAATTTTTATCAATCTTTTTCCGCAGATAAGCAATATAAACGTCAATATAATTGGTTCCCGTATCAAAATGATTTCCCCATACATTTTCTGCAATTTCTTCACGGGTAAGAATTCTTTCGGCATTGCTTACCAGAAATACCAGCAGCTTAAATTCTTTGGGAGTGAGTTCTATTTCTTCTCCGTTTCTGAATACTCTGTTGATTTTTTTATCAATCCTCAGATCATGATATTCCAGATCGGTCTGGTAAGCCTCTTTGTTTTTCGCAGATTTTCTCAGAAGAATAGCTTTTATTCTCACATACAGTTCCCGGATTTCAAAGGGCTTTACCATGTAATCATCTGCTCCGGCATCAAATCCTTCAATTTTTTCATCAATCGTTCCCAGAGCAGTAAGCATAATGATGGGAAGATCCGGATATTTCTGCTTGATCATCTTGCACAGATCAATCCCGCTCATTTTCGGAAGCATAATGTCGGTAATCGCCAGGTCGAATGATATTTTATGCAGCAGCACGACTGCATCTTCTGCATCTTCCGAAATATACACCTGATAATCCTGGCTTTCGAGCCCTCTTTTCAAAAGGCTTGAAACACGTACATTATCTTCTACAATTAAAATTTTCATAAAGGAATACTATTGAAAATGCCCTGGATTTTCAGACGTTTTTAATTTTAAAAGCTTGATTCTCATCTGCCATCAAAGCACTCTGCAAAGGTATTTCATATTTTTCTTTTATCAGAAAAGATTATCCCTTTTAATAGTTTTCTATAAGGTTTCTAATAGATTTCTAATACCTGTCCTTACAATCACGATCTAATTTTGTCCCGTTGAAATCAACAAAAAGATAGAACAGAAAAATATGAAGATTACCTCTTTCAAAATCGGAATTGCTATGTTTTCCCTTGTGGGACTTATGGGAAAATTAGACGCTCAGAAAAAAAATGATTTTAATAACCCAGGATTGACCCATTACTTCAATGATGAACATTCACGATATATTTCCTTTAGCGGATACGCAGAATTGTGGGCCAGATACACACAGCTGAATCCCGGAAGTCTTGTTAATAATGAAGCAAAATCTGATCTGTCTGATCTTTCACTGCGCAGGGTTCGTGTAAAAATGACTTATAAACCTACAGAAAAGCTAATGTTTGTATTACAGGGAGGAACTACCAATGTAAATGTGAATGCCAAAGGAAGCAATTATTTTGATCTTTTGGATGCTTATGCAGAATATGCTTTTAATGATAAAATTGCTTTTGGTGCAGGTCGCTCCACATGGCGGGGGCTTTCAAGGTTTACCACAGGCCCTTTGAATACACTTTTATATGATCTGCCGGCTTATGCAACATCCAATGCCGGCACTACAGATTATACGGTCCGGGAACTGAGTGCCTATATTAAAGGACAGCTGGGAAGATTAGATTATCGTCTGGTGGTGGCTGATCCTTATACGATGGCAACATCAGATCCGAAGCTGAATGTGGCTTCCTTCAGCAAAAATTCGCCGGGTAAAGATTTCTCAGGATATTTCAGATATGCTTTTTTGGATAAGGAAAATATTTCCACTCCCTTTAATGCCGGAACTTACGTAGGTAAGAAGAACGTCCTGAGCCTGGGAGCAGGGTTTGATTATATACACAATGCATTATGGCATCTGGATGCCGGTAAAAATACAGTGAATGATGATATGAAAAGTTTTGCTGTAGACCTGTTTTATGATGCCCCTCTCAACAAAGAAAAAGGAACATCCATAAGTGCGTACGGAATGGCCATGCATAACGACTACGGGCCTAATTACATCCGTTATGTGGGAACCAACAATCCTGCAACTTCCGTAGATGTTACCCAGGCCAGTTTGAATGGAGCAGGAAATGCAATGCCTGTTATCGGAACCGGGAATACCTACTATGTGCAATTGGGGGGAACGCTTCCGTACCTGAATAAAGAAAAGAAAAATCTGCAGCTGCAGCCTGCTGTAGGAATGCAGCTGTCGGATCTGAAAGGACTTCATGACAATGCAGTGATCTATGATGCCGGAATTTCCCTGCTGATGAACGGAATGTCATCACGCTTAACCTTTGACGCCCAGAACAGACCGGTGTATACTAATGACCCCTCAAACAATGCCGTAGTTTCCGATAGAAAATGGCAGTTTGTCCTTAAATACAGAATAGATTTTAATTAAAATAGATGGCCATGGAAAGAAGAAAATTTTTATTCCGCTCAGTTCAGGCTTCTGCCCTGCTGCTGGTTTCGGGAAATTTGCTTGCATCTGCTTTACCCATTTTTAACCCTATAAAAAAGAAAAAAATGTACTTCCATTATTTGTTGTTCTGGCTTAGAGATGACCTGTCTGAGCTTGAAGTAAAAGAATTTGAAAATTTTTTTGAAGGTCTTAAAAAGCTTCCTTACCAAAAGAATCTCCGTTACGGAAAACCTGCTGCCTCCAGTCCCAGAAGTGTTTTAGACAATACATTTACCTATAATGCTTCTATGGAATTTGATAGTCTGGAAGAGCTTGAAGCATATGGGAAACTTCCCGAACATCTGGCTTTGGTTGAGAAATATAAACCATTTTTTGACAGAATGCTGGTTTACGATACCGCGTATAATTAAAAATAAAAAATTAAATTTATAATGAAAAACATCATGAAGGGCTTAAGCCTTGTTTTAGTAGTAAGTACTGTAGGATTTATGAATGCACAACATAAAAAGCACAACCACGTGAGTGTAACTGCGGAAGCCTCCACAGAGTTCATTCCTGCCATCAGACTAATCAATAATGCTGATGGGTCATGCAGTTTTGAAAAAGGAAAAATTCCTACTTTGAAGCACATGAATACCACCACCTTCTGGATGAGCAATAAAACCGAAGAGTGGGAAAAAAATGCACACCCTGCTCCAAGAAGGCAATATGTGATTACCATCAAAGGAAATATAAGATTTAAAGTAACAGACGGTTCTACTTTTATGATTAAACCGGGAGTTGTTCTCTTGGCTGAAGATCTGAAAGGAACCGGTCACAGCTGGGATATGGTGAAAAGCAAAGAGTGGGAGAGACTTTATATTCCTATTGCTGAAAATGCAGATGACTTTTTTATCCCGGATGGCCAGTAGTTTTTGCAATATCTCTCTTTTTCAGGAGAATATATAAACCCGTTATGTTTTGAAGCAGTCAGTTCTGGCTGCTTTTGGAGTTAAAAATGGGTGCATGAAAAAAATCCCTGCATGATTTTCTGACAGGGATTTTTTCAATTATTTCTAAAATTTTTAATCAGCTGAACTTCTTGAATATTAAAGTAGCATTGTGTCCGCCAAACCCAAAAGCATTACTTAAAGCATAAGTAATATTTTTTTCTTTTGCTTCTCCAAAGACAATATTAATATCTTTCGGGATATTCTCATCAATATGATGAAGATTAATGGTTGGTGGAATAATTCCGTTTTGAATTGCTTTAATGGAAAGTATAGCTTCTACAGCTCCTGCGGCTCCCAACAAGTGGCCTGTCATGGATTTTGTAGCACTGATATCAAGATTTTTGCTTCCTTTAAATAATTTATTAATTCCGTTCAGCTCCACCAGATCTCCCAGCGGAGTAGAGGTGGCGTGAGGATTAATATAATCAATATCATCTACATTAATTTGTGCTTCGTTAAGGGCCAGCTGCATTGCTTTGATGGCTCCCACTCCGTCGGGATGAGGCGCCGTCATATGGTAAGCATCTGCTGTCATCGCAGCACCCGCCAATTCTGCATAGATTTTTGCTCCTCTTGCTTTAGCGTGCTCATATTCTTCCAGAATTAAGGTTCCGGAGCCTTCACCCATTACAAAACCATCTCTTTCTGCATCATAAGGACGGCTGGCTGTGGCAAAATCATCATTTCTTGTAGACATTGCCTTCATAATAGAAAATCCTCCGATGGATGCCGGAGAAATAGCAGCTTCAGAACCACCGCTTACGATTACTTTCGCTTTTCCGAGACGGATATAGTTGAAGGCATCCATCAATGCGGTATTTCCTGTTGCACATGCAGAAACAGTGGTGTAATTGATTCCCTGAAGACCATATTTCATCGAAATCATTCCCGAAGCCATATTGGCAATAAATTTCGGTACAAAGAAAGGATTGAATCTTGGTGTTCCGTCGCCTGCTGCGAAATTCATGACTTCACTTTCGAAAGTCCACATTCCGCCTTGCCCTGTTCCCCAGATAACACCAATGTCAAATGGATCCATATTTTCCAGTTCGAGTCCTGAATCTTTCAACGCCTCCGCTGTGGAGTACATGGCATATTGTGAAAATAAATCACTTCTTTTAATTTCGTTGTGTGTTAAATGCGCTTTTGGATCAAAGTTTTTAACCTCACACGCAAAATGTACTTTAAACTTTTCTGTGTCAAAATGAGTGATTTTATTTGCTCCACTCAATCCATTGATGCTGTTTTGCCAAAATTCTTCGACATTATTTCCCAAGGGCGTCACTGCGCCAAGACCTGTAATGACAACTCTTTTCATACTTAGTTATTGATTTTGAATAAATTCGAGGTTCCCCTCGCTATTAAGCGGGTTTTATCTGCGTTCCATATTTCGCACTGTGCGTTTACAAACTGCTTTCCCCTTTTAATGATTTTAGTTTCGGCTACAATATTATCATTTTCTTTTGCAGTTGAAAAATAATCAATGACATTATTTATAGTAGTAATGAAAGAATTTTCATTTAAAGAAAACATCGTGGCGCCAATGATATCGTCTATAATGGCAGCGGTAACTCCACCGTGTAAATTCCCGATCGGGTTCAGCCATTCCGGTCTTATGGTATACTGAAATTCCAGTTGTCCTTCTTCTACGGAAAGAACAATAGGATTAAGCCATTTCATAAAAGGAGATGGTGACTGATCAAATTCTTTTCCGATGAATTGTTTTAATTGTGTTAATCTGTCCATACTTGTTTTTATTTTTCTAAAATCATGGTTACTCCCTGTCCGCGGGCTGCACAGATGGATATAAAGCCTTTTCCGCTGCCTTTTTCATGAAGTAATTTGGTCAGTGTTGCAATAATTCTGCCGCCTGTTGCTGCAAATGGGTGGGCCGCCGCAA of the Chryseobacterium aureum genome contains:
- a CDS encoding DUF445 domain-containing protein gives rise to the protein MNDEAKRKQLRKYKAFATGLFVLMAAIFIVTTILQKSNNSHWIGYVRAFAEAAMVGALADWFAVTALFRHPLGLPIPHTNLIENSKQRLGDNLGSFVVGNFLSPQNIRPYIQKLKVSNFAGEWLSKEKSQDILIRNLSDIVLDILNKLDDSTVSQFISKKVSEMTDDIKLNKVVGNGIGYILEKNDHQRIITNLSKQIKDYIIENDEMIQERVKKGSYSFIPSFVDNKIADKIADGLSDFFKEIEENPQHEVRGLITQKIHEFSVDLKEDPKWDEEFKTIKNGLLKNDKLDEYSNDIWISIKKTLMKELQEENSALKNYLSKNLNEFAQNLKTDESLQNKIDHWVRVTAYKYILKNTHQFGNLISTTVGNWQGKELSEKLELEVGKDLQFIRVNGTLVGGLVGLIIYTIAHFFI
- the msrB gene encoding peptide-methionine (R)-S-oxide reductase MsrB yields the protein MENTEAKNNPYYSRTDTAKLNVSNEEWKKILAPDLYAIAREAATERAFTGKYNEFDEVGEYYCAVCGNHLFRSTSKFSSSCGWPSFFEADKEGVYYVRDQSYGMDRVEVLCKRCDSHLGHVFDDGPKPTGLRYCMNSVSLEFVPDSQK
- a CDS encoding murein L,D-transpeptidase catalytic domain family protein encodes the protein MKGFYSVLGLVYMVTTSFYISPIVAAKSENVKTTKVAETKSEKSTAAVSSSEALYQSIAFDPEHELNYEVFSKALTGYENLKKAGLLTQDSHLLTICDFSMSSNTKRLWIIDLEDKKVLFNSLVAHGKNTGEEFATNFSNKESSLQSSLGFYITDATYQGDNGYSLKLLGMDKGFNDAAYRRAIVMHGADYVSDAFAAMHKRIGRSWGCPAVPRELTQAIINTIKGKNCLFIYYPDQNYLSSSEWLKA
- a CDS encoding HAMP domain-containing sensor histidine kinase, giving the protein MKIATRTALIYSILTAGILFLFAYVLYFVSEKNREDEFNDRLGYKVIWRSEFIFDVRINDEKIRELHKRNQKLLNEADISVYNSKKELTFTDIPPLKSNEKYLDKIIRSGKNRIFWQQGDRQYIAIQFESNGEKYYIIGSAVDVTGKAHIAEFRKDVIIIYISSIVIIFIVGFLFSYYTLKPLKDIIIQIRDISEHNLNKRLNVPKAKDEIYELTETFNSTFNRLEKSFNNHKQFVTTISHEFRTPLSTLIAELELAKELNVTLDDYKLSIDNALQDANDASELSSALLDFARASYDVSQIGLTNLRLDEILAESKLALLQKNNRYKIGINYTGNASDDDENNYDFHGNPYLLQVAFLNLMENACKYSADKSCHVEIETNPEHIKIRFIDHGIGISAKDLSKIFDLFYRGANKSFEKGNGIGLSIVKRIVEIHEGKLTVDSEISNGSIFTVVFPSKK
- a CDS encoding response regulator transcription factor, whose translation is MKILIVEDNVRVSSLLKRGLESQDYQVYISEDAEDAVVLLHKISFDLAITDIMLPKMSGIDLCKMIKQKYPDLPIIMLTALGTIDEKIEGFDAGADDYMVKPFEIRELYVRIKAILLRKSAKNKEAYQTDLEYHDLRIDKKINRVFRNGEEIELTPKEFKLLVFLVSNAERILTREEIAENVWGNHFDTGTNYIDVYIAYLRKKIDKNFDHKLIHTKPGVGFIFASQL
- a CDS encoding Dabb family protein, which codes for MERRKFLFRSVQASALLLVSGNLLASALPIFNPIKKKKMYFHYLLFWLRDDLSELEVKEFENFFEGLKKLPYQKNLRYGKPAASSPRSVLDNTFTYNASMEFDSLEELEAYGKLPEHLALVEKYKPFFDRMLVYDTAYN
- a CDS encoding cupin domain-containing protein, translating into MKNIMKGLSLVLVVSTVGFMNAQHKKHNHVSVTAEASTEFIPAIRLINNADGSCSFEKGKIPTLKHMNTTTFWMSNKTEEWEKNAHPAPRRQYVITIKGNIRFKVTDGSTFMIKPGVVLLAEDLKGTGHSWDMVKSKEWERLYIPIAENADDFFIPDGQ
- the fabF gene encoding beta-ketoacyl-ACP synthase II; the encoded protein is MKRVVITGLGAVTPLGNNVEEFWQNSINGLSGANKITHFDTEKFKVHFACEVKNFDPKAHLTHNEIKRSDLFSQYAMYSTAEALKDSGLELENMDPFDIGVIWGTGQGGMWTFESEVMNFAAGDGTPRFNPFFVPKFIANMASGMISMKYGLQGINYTTVSACATGNTALMDAFNYIRLGKAKVIVSGGSEAAISPASIGGFSIMKAMSTRNDDFATASRPYDAERDGFVMGEGSGTLILEEYEHAKARGAKIYAELAGAAMTADAYHMTAPHPDGVGAIKAMQLALNEAQINVDDIDYINPHATSTPLGDLVELNGINKLFKGSKNLDISATKSMTGHLLGAAGAVEAILSIKAIQNGIIPPTINLHHIDENIPKDINIVFGEAKEKNITYALSNAFGFGGHNATLIFKKFS
- a CDS encoding PaaI family thioesterase; this translates as MDRLTQLKQFIGKEFDQSPSPFMKWLNPIVLSVEEGQLEFQYTIRPEWLNPIGNLHGGVTAAIIDDIIGATMFSLNENSFITTINNVIDYFSTAKENDNIVAETKIIKRGKQFVNAQCEIWNADKTRLIARGTSNLFKINN